A portion of the Cololabis saira isolate AMF1-May2022 chromosome 17, fColSai1.1, whole genome shotgun sequence genome contains these proteins:
- the LOC133463857 gene encoding alpha-taxilin-like, whose translation MQTLNTLSTPEEKLGGLCTMYAELLEENRNTQKQMKVLQKKQNQLVQEKDNLRNEHSKAILARSKLESLSRELQRHNRTLKEEGIQRTRLEEKRKEVTSHFQVTLNDIQTQMEQHDERNASLRQENADLAEKLKKLYEQYKLREEHIDKVVKHKDLQQQLVDAKLHQAQELLKESEERHEREKDFLLKEAVESQMMCELKLQSTFWSPLLRGEV comes from the coding sequence ACTGAGCACCCCCGAGGAAAAGCTTGGAGGCCTTTGCACGATGTACGCCGAACTGTTGGAAGAGAACCGTAACACTCAGAAGCAGATGAAGGTGCTGCAGAAGAAGCAGAACCAGCTGGTCCAGGAGAAAGACAACCTGAGGAACGAGCACAGCAAGGCTATCCTGGCCCGCAGCAAGCTGGAAAGCCTCTCCAGGGAGCTGCAAAGACACAACCGGACACTCAAGGAGGAAGGAATCCAAAGAACGCGgctggaggagaagaggaaggaGGTGACTTCTCATTTCCAGGTGACGCTGAACGACATCCAGACTCAGATGGAGCAGCACGACGAGAGAAACGCCAGCCTTCGACAAGAGAACGCAGACCTGGCAGAAAAACTCAAGAAACTCTACGAACAGTACAAACTGCGCGAGGAGCACATCGACAAAGTGGTGAAGCACAAAGACCTGCAGCAACAGCTGGTGGATGCAAAGCTGCATCAGGCAcaggagctgctgaaggagTCGGAGGAGCGGCACGAGAGAGAGAAAGACTTTCTGCTAAAGGAAGCCGTAGAGTCTCAAATGATGTGTGAGCTGAAGTTACAGAGTACCTTTTGGTCTCCTCTCTTAAGGGGGGAGGTGTGA